The Filimonas lacunae genomic sequence GCACTTTACCTTGCAGCAACTGGCCCACATCACTGATAACACCTTTGTTTAAATCTTCCGGCTTTACAGTAGTTACAGCACTGGAAAGTGTTTTTTTGGATGCCTTACCATAACCAATCACCACCACATCGTTTAAATGGGCAATGTCGGTAGCCAGTGTTACATCTATAATACTTTCATTTCCTACCACCACTTCTTTGGTGGTATAGCCAACAGAAGAAAAAATCAGCACATCTCCCTTGGGAGCGCTGATACTGAAAGTACCATCTGCCCCACCAGTTTTAGAGGCGTTGGTACTTTTTACTTTAATGCTAACACTACTGACAGGATTTCCCTTGTCGTCGATTACCTTTCCTTTGATCGTTACATTTTGTGCCTGAACAAGCAGATTTAGCAACAGGAAGGCCGATAAAAGCATGATATGCATGCCTTTAGGTAAACGTAGACCGTTCATAAGCAAACTTTAAATGGAGTATGTTGTTTATACGACTAAAAAATTATAGAATAACACCCTTGCTTTTTTTGAGAAATAGCAATGATTTAACAAGCAAAGATGTTAAAATTTAAGGTCACCAGGCAAATATTTTTTTACAAGCTCCTCATAATAAGGCTGTAACTGCTTCCAATCTGGCGGTGTAGGGTTTTTAGAATACAAATCGTAAGGGTTAAAAAGCTTCACCCATTTCAGCATTTCACGGTCATGATCATCCAGCAGGTAGCTGTATTCACCTTCGCGGTGCCAGGCATAAAAAGAATGATAGCGCAGCATATACAAAGCAGGTTCTGGCAAATAATCCTTCATCATCTGGTAAACATACTCATCGTGCCCCCACGACATGGTTACATTGCGTAACCCACATCCTTCGGCATACACACCCAGGCGTGTATTGTAACGACTATCAGAAAAATCTTTATTCAGCGAAAAAAACTCAGGATATACAATTTTATCAGAATAAGCGCAGCCTACCGGGAAAGTATCGCCAACAACCGCCCACTGTGGTTCCCCAAACAGGCACAATACTTTGCCCATGTCGTGCATCAGGCCTACCATCACCATCCAATCGGGGTGACCATCTCTACGGATAGCTTCTGCGGTTTGCAGCAAATGTTGAAATTGATCCAGGTCGGTATCCGGGTCTGAATCATCCACCAGCTGGTTTAAAAACTCAAAGGCATCCCATATCGGCATTTTAGCCTTGTTAAACTGTAGATAGTGGGCTCGTTTCTCCTGCACAAAATCGTAGCTCTGATACTCGTGGTTTAAACGATAAAACTCACGAACCGTATCACGTACCGGAGTTTCATAATTTCTGTACTCATTTGTATCCTTGTCGCCAGCAATAGCATCAACATCAGGATACCTTTTCAGCACATCTTCTTCCCATTCATCTAAACTGGCTAACGGATTAATAACGGGCACGTTGTTTTGTTGAGACATATAGCAATCGTTTTAAGGTGGTAAAAGCAAAATCGTAAGTCTAATTTGACACTTTTTTAACAACACCCGCTGCGGGAGCAATTGATTTATTTACGAAAACGGTTTCGGTTGAGTGGGGTTTTTGTTG encodes the following:
- a CDS encoding inositol oxygenase family protein, whose protein sequence is MSQQNNVPVINPLASLDEWEEDVLKRYPDVDAIAGDKDTNEYRNYETPVRDTVREFYRLNHEYQSYDFVQEKRAHYLQFNKAKMPIWDAFEFLNQLVDDSDPDTDLDQFQHLLQTAEAIRRDGHPDWMVMVGLMHDMGKVLCLFGEPQWAVVGDTFPVGCAYSDKIVYPEFFSLNKDFSDSRYNTRLGVYAEGCGLRNVTMSWGHDEYVYQMMKDYLPEPALYMLRYHSFYAWHREGEYSYLLDDHDREMLKWVKLFNPYDLYSKNPTPPDWKQLQPYYEELVKKYLPGDLKF